A single Phragmites australis chromosome 4, lpPhrAust1.1, whole genome shotgun sequence DNA region contains:
- the LOC133915967 gene encoding 3beta-hydroxysteroid-dehydrogenase/decarboxylase-like, whose protein sequence is MEATGGGGRLCVVTGGRGFAARHLVTMLLRSGEWRVRVADLPPAITLDREEEEGILGAALREGQAAYASADLRDKAQVARAFEGAEVVFHMAAPDSSINNFQLHYSVNVEGTKNVIDACIRCKVKRLIYTSSPSVVFDGVHEIFNADESMPYPDKFNDSYSETKADAEKLVIRANNREGLLTCCIRPSSIFGPGDKLLVPSLVAAARAGKSKYIIGDGSNYYDFTYVENVAYGHVCAEKTLSSEDGAKIAAGKTYFITNMEPIKFWEFMSLILEGLGYERPSIKIPVSVMMPVAHVVEWTYKKFAQYGMKVPQLTPSRIRLLSCNRTFRCSRAKDQLGYEPIVSLKDGLKRTIESYPHLQARNQRSISKASIFLGNGNLAKTVLWEDKKQTVTVLLLLAIIYYHLFTCGYTFITAMAKLFSLTALFLFIHGMIPANVFGHKVEKLEASNFHITQVEAHNIAHSISSWWNSLGGMLRSLCRGNDWPLFFKVVFFLLVASILSSMSSQAAFKIGIALIFIGFKAYEKWEDTIDSLVGDACSIVLHFGSTTKSSSQKQM, encoded by the exons ATGGAGGCGACTGGAGGCGGCGGGAGGTTGTGCGTTGTGACGGGCGGGCGCGGCTTCGCGGCGAGGCACCTGGTGACGATGCTGCTCCGCTCCGGCGAGTGGCGGGTGCGCGTGGCCGACCTGCCCCCCGCCATCACACTCGaccgcgaggaggaggaggggatcCTCGGCGCCGCGCTCCGCGAAGGACAGGCCGCCTACGCCTCCGCCGACCTCCGCGACAAGGCCCAGGTCGCCAGAG CTTTTGAGGGGGCAGAAGTAGTTTTCCATATGGCTGCTCCAGATTCATCCATCAACAACTTCCAGCTTCATTATTCAGTCAATGTTGAGG GAACGAAGAATGTCATTGATGCTTGTATCCGTTGCAAGGTGAAGAGACTCATTTACACTAGTTCACCGAGTGTAGTGTTTGATGGAGTTCATGAAATTTTTAATGCTGATGAATCAATGCCTTACCCAGATAAG TTTAATGATTCATATTCAGAAACGAAGGCAGATGCGGAAAAACTGGTTATCAGGGCTAATAATAGGGAAGGGCTTCTTACTTGTTGTATACGCCCAAGCAGCATTTTTGGCCCTGGTGATAAGCTACTGGTTCCTTCTTTGGTTGCTGCTGCAAGGGCAGGAAAGTCCAAA TACATTATTGGTGATGGGAGCAACTACTATGATTTCACCTATGTGGAAAATGTGGCATATGGCCATGTGTGTGCAGAGAAAACTCTATCATCTGAAGATGGTGCAAAGATTGCCGCTGGAAAA ACCTATTTCATAACAAATATGGAGCCTATAAAATTCTGGGAGTTCATGTCATTGATTCTAGAAGGTCTTGGATATGAAAG GCCTTCGATAAAAATACCTGTCTCTGTTATGATGCCGGTGGCTCATGTCGTAGAATGGACTTATAAGAAATTTGCTCAGTATGGAATGAAAGTTCCTCAGCTGACACCTTCAAGGATCAGGCTGCTCTCATGTAACAGGACATTCAGGTGCTCAAGAGCAAAAGATCAGCTTGGTTATGAACCCATTGTGTCACTTAAG GATGGACTGAAGAGAACAATAGAGTCATATCCCCATCTACAAGCTCGGAACCAAAGGAGTATATCGAAGGCTTCAATTTTCCTTGGGAACGGAAATC TTGCAAAAACAGTACTTTGGGAAGATAAGAAGCAAACGGTGACAGTGCTACTACTATTGGCCATCATCTACTACCACTTATTTACATGTGGTTACACCTTCATCACTGCAATGGCCAAGCTTTTCTCATTGACTGCACTGTTCTTATTCATTCATGGCATGATACCGGCGAATGT CTTCGGCCACAAGGTTGAGAAACTTGAGGCCTCAAATTTTCACATCACACAGGTGGAGGCCCATAATATTGCTCATTCCATCAGCTCGTGGTGGAACTCTTTAGGTGGCATGCTACGATCTCTTTGCAGAGGAAATGATTGGCCACTGTTTTTCAAG GTGGTATTCTTCCTACTGGTTGCCAGCATCCTTAGTTCTATGTCTTCACAGGCTGCATTTAAAATAG GTATTGCTCTGATTTTCATAGGCTTTAAAGCATATGAGAAATGGGAAGACACCATCGACAGCCTGGTGGGTGACGCTTGCTCAATTGTTCTGCACTTTGGTTCTACCACGAAATCATCTAGCCAGAAACAAATGTAG